The Herbiconiux sp. SALV-R1 nucleotide sequence AGCCGGGTCCCAGAGCGCGAACTCGGTCACGGTGCCGTCTTTGATGAACTCGCGCATCTCGTTCGGGAGGCCGAGACCCGTGAGCGCCACCTTGCCCTTGTAGTCGGAGGTGGAGAGGTACTTCGCCGCGGCGGCGATACCGACCGTGGTGGGCGAGATGATGCCCTTGAGGTCCGGGTAGCTCTGCAGCAGACCCTGGGCCTCCTTGAACGACTTGTCGGCGTCGTCGTCGCCGTAGACCGTCGTCACGAGGTTGAGATCGGCGTAGTCGGGGTTCGACTTCAGCTCGTCCTCCATGAACGCGATCCACTCGTTCTGGTTGGTGGCGGTCGCCGTGGCCGACAGGATGGCGATGTCGCCGCCCGCGTCGCCGAGCTGCTCGTTGATCATCTCGAGCTGCACGAGCGCGACGTCTTTCGCCACCACCTGGCTCACGAACACGTCGCGGAAGTCGGGGTTGGTGTCGGAGTCGAACGCGACGATCTTCGCGCCGGCCTCGCGGGCCTGCTGCAGCGAGGGGCCGACGGCGTCGGGGTCATTGGCCGCGATGACGATGACGTTCGCGCCCTCCTGCGTCGCCTGCTCGATGAACGGCACCTGCGCACTGGCGCTGGCCTCCAGCGGGCCGAGGGTGGAGGCCTCGAACCCGATCTCGGCTGCGGCCGTGTCGCCGCCGCCGAGCACGACGTCGGTGTACGGGTTGTTCAGCTGCTTGGGCAGGAACACGATCGACCCCGCGTCGTCACCGCCCGCACCGTCGGTCGAGCCGGCGTCGTTCGACGAACCGGCGCATCCGGTCGCGACGAGGGCGACTGCCGCTGCGATGGCCGCCACCGATGCGAAGCGCCGCCCGGTGCGGGAGCGCGAGCTGCTGGACATGTGAAACAACTCCATTGTTCTTCCTTTCTGAGGGCACGCCTGGTGCACTAGGCGTCTGCGGTGCCGGAGGTGGACAACCTCTGGACTTCTCGGCGCACCCGGGCGAGCCGGACGCGCTCCCGGATCCGGCCGGTGAGGCTGGGCCCGACGACGGAGATCACGAGCAGGGCGCCCGTGACCATGACGAGGGTGGTCTCGGGCACCTTCGCCAGTCGCAGTGCGTAGGTGAGGGTGCCAATGAGCAGCACGCCGCCGACCACGCCGGGGATGGAACCCTTGCCGCCGAAGATGGAGACCCCGCCGAGCAGCACCGCCGCGATGACGCTGAGTTCGATGCCGGTCGCGTTGTCGGGGCCGGCGCTGGCGAAGCGGAGCGTCCAGTACACGCCCACGAGGGCGGAGACGGCTCCGGTGGCGACGAACAGCCAGAACTTCGCGTGACCGACCCGGATGCCCACGAAGGTCGCGGCGTCGGTGCTGTAGCCGAGGGCGAACAGGCCGCGGCCGAACGGGGTGAAGTGCAGCAGCACGCCGAAGAAGACGATGACCACCAGCACGAGCACCATCACCACCGGGATGCCGGTCGATCCGATCTTGGCGGTGGAGAGCGCGGTGAGCTCCGTGGGGAAGTTCGACACCTTCCCGTCGCCGATGACGACGAGCGCGAGCCCCCGGTAGAGCGCCAGCGTGCCGATGGTGACGGCCAGCGACGGCAGGCCGAGCGTGGTGATGAGAAACCCGTTGAAGGCTCCTGCGGCGACGCCGACGAGCAGGCACAGCAGGATGACGATGCCGATGTCGAGCCCGCTGTCGCGCCACAGCACACCCATCACGGCGCTGGTGAGACCGGCGGTGCTGGCCACCGAGAGGTCGATCTCGCCCGAGACGATGACGAGCGCCATCGGCATGGCGATGAGGATGATCGGCACGATCTGGATGAG carries:
- the rhaS gene encoding rhamnose ABC transporter substrate-binding protein — encoded protein: MSSSSRSRTGRRFASVAAIAAAVALVATGCAGSSNDAGSTDGAGGDDAGSIVFLPKQLNNPYTDVVLGGGDTAAAEIGFEASTLGPLEASASAQVPFIEQATQEGANVIVIAANDPDAVGPSLQQAREAGAKIVAFDSDTNPDFRDVFVSQVVAKDVALVQLEMINEQLGDAGGDIAILSATATATNQNEWIAFMEDELKSNPDYADLNLVTTVYGDDDADKSFKEAQGLLQSYPDLKGIISPTTVGIAAAAKYLSTSDYKGKVALTGLGLPNEMREFIKDGTVTEFALWDPAQLGYVAAYAGQALRDGTITGAEGDTFTAGDLGEKTVGSDGIIIVGPPTKFNAENIDDYDF
- a CDS encoding ABC transporter permease, with product MSETLTGTAAPSRRGLPRWLRGNDAIIFAVLLVVIVVSMISVKNFASTLTVGFLLIQIVPIILIAMPMALVIVSGEIDLSVASTAGLTSAVMGVLWRDSGLDIGIVILLCLLVGVAAGAFNGFLITTLGLPSLAVTIGTLALYRGLALVVIGDGKVSNFPTELTALSTAKIGSTGIPVVMVLVLVVIVFFGVLLHFTPFGRGLFALGYSTDAATFVGIRVGHAKFWLFVATGAVSALVGVYWTLRFASAGPDNATGIELSVIAAVLLGGVSIFGGKGSIPGVVGGVLLIGTLTYALRLAKVPETTLVMVTGALLVISVVGPSLTGRIRERVRLARVRREVQRLSTSGTADA